One genomic window of Candidatus Nitrosopumilus sediminis includes the following:
- a CDS encoding immunoglobulin-like domain-containing protein, whose amino-acid sequence MRIATVFFAVILLSGTVTQAALGANPGQGNNEKNQSDHKTDPSTVKRNPKVEQFLESVPNTTPLQETLKKSFDIMKNGDPKKPKENNGKRNPEHIPDFTTELLSVKEIIKNDRLLGKEITTKSTIKFKNPQQIDPEQTEWDKIAFSRDWISEDSPETFEELCKKANGTIDEIGDVCDIENTVINTLNNKILNDAKGKKIKDKNDKELKVKQGKIFKSKQNPNGVDFHSLEQIHEITEKYTIKFEEKDLKMLEKKDKEKPKNKMPITLTSYDETTPNPTIIYDPIFNDISDLIIPQASAQDHTVTTEVDVLFGFTWAPPKYENSWSYAAKSCITYWVLIDLWTWNWEERQSCVEWFSFWVGYKFDAAAAFRLPVTLELVTPRSVLPGAPFSISGRIIPKDFTKQDYIDFCNNPNNSLKHAPTLVIASCERFALESSFSPNDGDEVAGRVIVGFGIKASVLNGSITLINFWWGPNMNFIDKCTSDRLDDVFKVDPQNPKSVITVFNHMKDKYGILGGDPESFAQFLKDEGLNCGSFRTPYGLDEDNNPINFPFGAVEVTIPAKCEKKNTPTAVHRVLAGNMSVEEYIIWSLQPHLPTVEKTKMCTNVWFEYGYPGILSFGGELGAGATLNISSNEIQSVFSNYGDSASGTQNVSFLARDGNGALTQPQTKTIGGIVAGEYDIETDSVIVKFDNFKYLLNSINYEIFVKPAITFTIGLKFPISWKIVVFSNSNTLPWSSVNLEQHPYTGPVAHAIPVDYFAGITIPPDKTFEATGPQTPLGLEHVGTPEVVNPPALSIKNDMFPSLLPPPSDWNVVASHSGDAAPRLTDDDPSDGFVKFEYDIRRDNFVDRSWTFTTVAQSDETLKLTYDYQGFHSWYQVKAGINQITPNGVTPLQSAGPVNCCSSPSGGFQYTGSVEFDVKAGQTYGFEVFGGNSDENNQMTGSLSVRIENPPTPPTEPTLFNLGQTILDWQIERDYGTSKKILNFQQRINIVDTTPPTITAQDDVFEATGPKTLIHKNSLSLSSVDIVDGDLELDPDFVEQLCEDGFTLQSDVCIGTPTAQQITENNIVSKVKLVCPANSTLINDIQTSGANKVAISDSHGRAEVFAIGRDGQVYHNFERSVLGEWNGWTNVGGTGATEIDIIKNSDGSNQVFIIGKNGGIWYKTQLGEGGVWTDWVNIPGFAKKISVAKNQDGRLEIFHLGSDDKIYHKWQQITGDNNTWTDWFSGGDVQGWGKDIKVIPNQDGRLEMFYIGTDNRIYHNYQNAPNSSWHGEQKLYPEWNTNVFAKKIDAIQNKDGRIEVFIIRDDNALWHNYQWGSTWGPSPAYGWSDFQPLEGTLSELDVSRNENGSLEVFAIGSDAGIHHKNQHGTPENSGPSGWQNWAKVIGGEGTHLEVANRYDRLFLVATQSNDQVYAISQLEPNSDWGPWFLLGNLNRANGIDTQYLVGHAYGGSWSLYDQTLPASKQFSAYQIPDYMKCEAQPIHDINSYTFDLGENQVVWESQDKSFNLSMASSTISIVDTTNPQFTSLPQDIDLPAYSFITQLDFGNAIAEDLVDDDVTVTNSNLGSVLNPVCPDGITPPDPACIESYTGMFRVGQNEVVWRAVDDSENITTLIQKVDLQFDDQDGDGISDSIDSEPASASSLFADADGTNGYIVSGDVPILVVDSEDSRAGIEISGDPKIPESGVSATFSVDDVLVDGETITLTVSPQIMPNQTPTIYLVDLVDDTFANTSLIPQSKTTTAETLEPKIVSAYVTGDNSIKIALSNHVDPESVDVQNFLVISSSDINLGVDTELWSAIGDSAVVTDGDFSDLSAQFEYNLERDGTIPDGDFDKRTWTFSTVAAESGIITLFYNWNGFHADSGVETGLDLINPDGSRTTLVNEGPVDCCVLPSGGFNYSGNVELDVQAGQTFGFELSGNNYDDDNRLLGTFSVSSPEPDTYYTIDDALVDGKIITLTVSPAIPQQQEPVVFFDVPIRDISGESTSQQSVVATADSLDPRIIFADILGDNTIRTLFSKPIDAQTVSTSDFEVSSPTKISVCDGLATIDVFPGDDMSVSCGSVTISAKAGTAKVAFHVNDSRVLRTEIPTQSTLNFDEIEGKFVTGEGFDDIQIFDNTNTLVAQLSPNEEIILDITPPVILLVGDNPQTINIGDSYTELGATATDNVDGDINPASITIDATAVNIAAVGSYSVTYDVDDAAGNSAIQVTRTVNVVDNVPPIITLVGDNPQTIEAGDSYTELGATATDNVDGDITASITTGSSSVDTATLGSYAVTYDVSDSSGNAAIHVTRTVNVVDTTAPTLTIPADITVEVQSPDFLTNGENDPSVTGQATATDIDPSPLVTHTDVEADDPDPQKLKVVTRTWAATDASGNQVLADQIITSDGAVVFFEVTATDLVDAGITPDCTAASGDTFPLGTTTVTCNANDSSSNISPDSFFDVIVQDTTPPTVTDPADITAEATAFLTPVDQVLTEQATADDIFGIASITHDAPADGFPLGDTLVHWTATDNNGNSFTTSTQLVTLDVINTISGKGQRSDVNDFLVYGVITDTTVKLDSGTQSFDLLLRYGQTILPETFSAELNGVDITSQFTPIQNSPDAVVLMLEEGRNTLILSIDGERSDGRTASEKDRLVFIVG is encoded by the coding sequence TTGAGAATCGCGACAGTATTTTTTGCAGTTATACTTTTATCTGGTACTGTAACACAAGCAGCTCTTGGTGCTAATCCAGGACAAGGAAATAACGAAAAAAATCAGAGTGACCACAAAACTGATCCGTCAACAGTAAAACGTAATCCCAAAGTCGAGCAATTTTTAGAGTCAGTCCCAAACACAACTCCGTTACAAGAGACTCTGAAGAAAAGTTTTGATATAATGAAAAACGGTGACCCAAAAAAACCAAAAGAAAATAATGGAAAAAGAAATCCTGAACACATTCCAGATTTTACAACTGAGCTTTTATCAGTAAAAGAGATTATAAAAAATGACAGACTTTTAGGAAAAGAGATTACAACAAAGTCTACAATTAAATTCAAAAATCCACAACAAATTGATCCTGAACAAACTGAATGGGACAAGATTGCATTTTCTCGTGATTGGATTTCTGAAGACTCTCCAGAAACATTTGAAGAATTGTGCAAAAAAGCAAACGGTACTATTGATGAGATAGGTGATGTCTGTGACATTGAAAATACTGTCATCAATACGCTTAACAACAAAATTCTAAATGATGCAAAAGGAAAAAAGATCAAAGACAAAAATGACAAAGAGCTAAAAGTCAAACAAGGAAAAATTTTCAAATCAAAACAAAATCCTAATGGAGTCGACTTTCATTCCCTTGAGCAGATTCATGAAATCACTGAAAAATACACCATAAAGTTTGAAGAAAAGGATCTCAAAATGCTTGAGAAAAAAGACAAGGAAAAACCAAAAAACAAAATGCCAATTACGCTTACATCATATGATGAAACAACTCCAAATCCAACAATAATTTATGATCCCATTTTCAATGATATTTCTGATTTAATTATCCCACAGGCGTCTGCACAAGACCATACTGTAACAACTGAAGTTGATGTGCTCTTTGGATTTACTTGGGCTCCGCCAAAGTATGAAAACTCTTGGTCATATGCTGCAAAGTCATGCATTACATACTGGGTCTTAATTGATTTGTGGACTTGGAACTGGGAAGAAAGACAGTCGTGTGTAGAGTGGTTTAGCTTTTGGGTTGGATACAAGTTTGATGCAGCAGCTGCATTTAGACTGCCAGTTACATTAGAGCTAGTGACTCCAAGATCTGTTCTTCCTGGTGCACCATTTTCAATTAGTGGCAGAATAATTCCTAAAGATTTTACAAAACAAGACTATATTGATTTCTGTAACAATCCAAACAACTCATTAAAGCATGCGCCTACTCTTGTTATTGCAAGCTGTGAGAGATTTGCTCTAGAGTCTAGCTTTTCTCCAAATGATGGTGATGAAGTTGCAGGACGTGTAATTGTTGGTTTTGGAATAAAGGCGTCTGTACTTAATGGCTCTATTACACTCATTAATTTTTGGTGGGGTCCTAACATGAACTTTATTGACAAATGTACTTCAGACAGACTTGATGATGTCTTCAAAGTTGATCCTCAAAATCCAAAATCTGTAATAACTGTCTTTAATCACATGAAAGACAAATATGGAATTTTAGGTGGAGATCCTGAAAGCTTTGCACAGTTCTTAAAAGATGAAGGACTAAACTGTGGTAGCTTTAGAACTCCGTATGGTCTGGACGAAGATAACAACCCAATAAATTTCCCATTTGGTGCTGTTGAGGTGACAATTCCAGCAAAGTGTGAAAAAAAGAACACTCCAACTGCTGTGCATAGAGTTCTTGCAGGCAATATGAGTGTGGAAGAATACATCATATGGTCATTACAACCACATCTTCCAACAGTTGAAAAGACAAAGATGTGTACTAATGTTTGGTTTGAGTATGGCTATCCTGGAATTTTATCATTTGGTGGTGAGCTAGGGGCAGGAGCTACACTAAACATTAGCTCAAATGAGATTCAATCTGTATTTTCAAACTATGGTGACTCTGCATCTGGAACCCAAAATGTAAGTTTCCTTGCACGTGATGGCAATGGTGCATTAACACAACCACAAACAAAAACTATTGGTGGAATAGTTGCAGGTGAATATGATATTGAAACAGACTCTGTAATTGTAAAGTTTGATAACTTCAAGTATCTGCTAAACTCTATTAATTATGAAATTTTTGTAAAGCCTGCAATTACATTTACAATTGGTCTCAAGTTCCCAATATCTTGGAAGATTGTAGTATTTAGTAACTCTAACACTTTGCCATGGAGCTCAGTTAATCTTGAACAACATCCCTACACTGGTCCTGTAGCACACGCAATTCCTGTTGATTACTTTGCAGGAATAACAATTCCTCCTGATAAGACATTTGAGGCAACAGGTCCTCAAACTCCACTAGGATTAGAGCATGTAGGAACCCCTGAGGTAGTTAATCCTCCTGCGCTTTCTATTAAAAATGACATGTTCCCATCACTTCTTCCTCCTCCCTCTGACTGGAATGTAGTTGCATCACATTCAGGCGATGCAGCGCCCCGACTAACTGATGATGATCCATCTGATGGGTTTGTAAAATTTGAGTATGACATTAGACGTGATAATTTTGTAGACCGCAGCTGGACATTTACAACTGTAGCACAAAGTGATGAAACCTTAAAACTCACCTATGACTATCAAGGATTTCATTCTTGGTACCAAGTCAAAGCAGGCATTAATCAAATTACTCCAAATGGGGTCACTCCTCTGCAAAGTGCTGGGCCTGTGAATTGTTGCTCGTCACCATCAGGCGGTTTTCAATATACTGGCTCTGTGGAATTTGATGTAAAGGCTGGTCAGACATATGGATTTGAAGTATTTGGTGGAAACTCTGATGAAAATAATCAGATGACTGGTTCCTTATCAGTTAGAATTGAAAATCCACCCACGCCCCCTACTGAACCAACTCTATTTAATTTGGGTCAAACAATCCTTGACTGGCAGATTGAAAGAGATTACGGAACAAGCAAAAAGATTCTAAATTTCCAACAGCGAATAAACATAGTTGATACAACTCCACCAACAATTACTGCACAAGATGATGTCTTTGAGGCAACAGGTCCTAAGACTCTAATACACAAAAACTCTCTTTCATTAAGCTCAGTTGATATAGTTGATGGCGACTTGGAGCTTGATCCTGACTTTGTTGAACAGTTATGTGAAGATGGATTTACGTTACAGTCTGATGTCTGTATTGGCACCCCGACAGCTCAACAAATTACTGAGAATAATATCGTCTCTAAAGTAAAACTAGTTTGTCCTGCAAACTCTACTTTGATTAATGACATACAAACTTCTGGAGCAAACAAGGTAGCTATCAGTGACTCACATGGAAGAGCTGAAGTCTTTGCTATTGGACGTGATGGCCAAGTCTATCATAATTTTGAAAGGTCAGTTTTAGGAGAATGGAATGGCTGGACAAACGTTGGAGGAACTGGTGCAACTGAAATTGATATTATTAAAAACAGTGATGGAAGCAACCAGGTATTCATTATCGGAAAGAATGGAGGCATCTGGTACAAAACTCAGCTTGGAGAAGGAGGCGTTTGGACTGATTGGGTAAACATTCCAGGTTTTGCAAAAAAAATATCAGTTGCGAAAAATCAAGACGGTCGTCTTGAAATTTTCCATCTAGGTTCAGATGATAAAATTTATCATAAATGGCAACAAATTACAGGCGATAACAACACTTGGACTGATTGGTTTTCTGGAGGAGACGTCCAAGGTTGGGGAAAAGATATCAAAGTAATCCCAAACCAAGATGGCAGGTTGGAAATGTTCTATATTGGAACTGATAATAGAATTTATCATAATTATCAAAATGCTCCAAACTCTTCATGGCATGGAGAACAAAAATTATACCCAGAGTGGAATACTAACGTATTTGCAAAAAAGATTGATGCAATTCAAAACAAAGACGGTCGTATTGAAGTATTTATTATTCGTGATGATAATGCTCTTTGGCATAATTATCAATGGGGATCTACATGGGGACCTTCTCCTGCATATGGCTGGTCAGATTTTCAACCACTTGAAGGAACTCTGTCTGAACTAGATGTATCTCGAAATGAGAATGGCAGTTTAGAAGTATTTGCTATTGGTTCTGATGCCGGAATTCACCACAAAAATCAACATGGTACTCCTGAAAACTCTGGGCCATCTGGATGGCAAAACTGGGCCAAAGTAATTGGTGGTGAAGGAACTCATCTTGAGGTTGCAAACAGATATGATAGATTGTTCTTGGTTGCGACTCAATCAAATGACCAAGTCTATGCTATCTCGCAGCTAGAACCCAACTCTGATTGGGGACCATGGTTCCTATTAGGAAATCTGAATCGCGCTAATGGAATTGACACCCAATACCTAGTTGGACATGCATACGGTGGCTCTTGGTCATTATACGACCAAACCTTGCCTGCATCTAAACAATTTTCTGCATATCAGATTCCAGATTATATGAAATGTGAGGCCCAACCAATCCATGACATAAACTCGTATACATTTGATTTGGGTGAGAATCAAGTTGTCTGGGAGTCTCAAGACAAGTCATTTAATTTATCGATGGCAAGCTCAACTATATCCATTGTAGATACAACTAATCCTCAATTCACTAGTCTTCCACAAGACATTGATTTACCTGCATACTCTTTTATCACACAACTTGACTTTGGAAATGCTATTGCTGAGGATTTAGTAGACGATGATGTTACAGTAACAAACAGCAATCTAGGAAGTGTATTGAATCCAGTTTGTCCTGACGGAATTACTCCTCCAGATCCTGCTTGTATCGAGTCTTATACTGGAATGTTTAGAGTCGGACAAAACGAGGTTGTCTGGCGTGCAGTTGATGACTCTGAAAATATTACTACTTTGATACAAAAAGTAGATTTGCAGTTTGATGACCAAGACGGAGATGGAATCTCTGATTCAATAGACTCTGAACCTGCCTCTGCTTCATCACTATTTGCAGATGCTGATGGCACAAACGGATACATTGTTTCTGGAGATGTTCCAATACTTGTTGTGGATTCTGAAGACTCACGAGCTGGTATAGAAATTTCTGGTGATCCAAAAATCCCTGAATCTGGTGTATCTGCAACATTTTCAGTAGATGATGTTTTAGTTGATGGTGAAACTATTACACTTACAGTATCTCCACAAATCATGCCAAACCAAACTCCAACCATATATTTAGTAGATTTAGTTGATGATACATTTGCAAATACATCACTAATACCTCAATCAAAAACTACTACTGCTGAAACTTTGGAACCCAAGATTGTTTCTGCATATGTTACTGGAGACAACTCTATTAAAATAGCACTTTCTAATCATGTTGATCCTGAATCAGTAGATGTACAAAACTTCCTAGTTATCTCTAGTTCAGACATTAATTTAGGAGTCGACACAGAACTTTGGTCAGCTATAGGAGATTCTGCTGTTGTTACTGATGGTGATTTTTCAGACCTTTCTGCTCAATTTGAATATAATCTAGAACGCGATGGTACTATTCCTGATGGCGATTTTGATAAAAGAACTTGGACATTCTCTACAGTTGCAGCTGAATCTGGAATTATAACATTATTTTACAATTGGAATGGATTTCATGCAGATTCTGGTGTGGAGACTGGTTTAGATTTAATTAATCCTGATGGGTCGCGCACTACTCTAGTAAATGAAGGCCCTGTAGATTGTTGCGTTTTGCCTTCTGGTGGATTTAATTATTCAGGCAATGTTGAGTTGGATGTACAGGCAGGTCAGACATTTGGATTTGAATTAAGTGGAAATAATTATGATGACGATAATCGCCTGTTGGGAACTTTTAGTGTCTCCTCTCCTGAACCTGATACTTACTATACAATTGATGATGCTCTAGTTGATGGTAAAATAATTACTTTGACAGTGTCGCCAGCAATCCCCCAACAACAAGAACCCGTAGTATTTTTTGATGTTCCAATACGTGATATTTCAGGAGAATCTACTTCACAACAATCCGTTGTAGCTACTGCTGATTCCTTGGACCCTAGGATTATCTTTGCAGATATTTTAGGTGATAATACTATTCGTACTTTATTTTCAAAACCAATAGATGCTCAAACTGTATCCACGTCAGACTTTGAGGTATCTTCTCCCACAAAAATTAGTGTCTGTGACGGTTTGGCTACAATTGATGTGTTTCCTGGTGATGACATGTCCGTTTCTTGTGGAAGTGTTACGATTAGTGCAAAGGCCGGAACTGCTAAAGTTGCATTTCATGTAAATGATAGTAGAGTTCTCAGAACTGAGATTCCAACACAGTCTACATTGAACTTTGATGAAATTGAAGGAAAATTTGTTACAGGAGAAGGGTTTGATGATATTCAGATTTTTGATAATACTAACACTCTAGTTGCCCAGCTATCTCCTAATGAGGAAATAATTTTAGATATCACTCCACCAGTTATCCTACTAGTTGGAGACAATCCACAGACAATCAACATCGGTGATTCTTACACTGAACTAGGTGCAACTGCAACTGACAATGTAGATGGAGACATTAATCCTGCTTCAATAACAATTGATGCTACAGCAGTTAATATTGCAGCAGTTGGATCTTACTCTGTAACATATGACGTAGATGATGCTGCAGGAAACTCTGCAATTCAAGTCACTAGAACTGTCAACGTAGTTGATAATGTTCCACCAATCATCACACTAGTTGGAGACAATCCACAAACAATAGAGGCAGGAGATTCTTACACTGAACTAGGTGCAACTGCAACTGACAATGTAGATGGAGACATCACTGCTTCAATAACTACTGGTTCTTCATCAGTTGACACTGCAACACTTGGAAGCTATGCTGTTACATATGATGTCTCTGACTCTTCTGGAAATGCAGCAATACATGTTACAAGAACTGTCAATGTAGTTGATACTACTGCACCAACACTTACAATTCCAGCTGACATCACTGTAGAAGTACAATCCCCAGACTTTCTAACTAATGGAGAAAATGATCCTAGCGTTACAGGACAAGCTACTGCAACTGATATAGACCCTTCACCACTAGTTACTCATACTGATGTAGAAGCTGATGATCCTGACCCACAAAAACTCAAAGTAGTTACAAGAACCTGGGCTGCAACTGATGCTTCAGGAAACCAAGTATTAGCTGATCAAATTATTACATCTGATGGTGCTGTTGTATTCTTTGAGGTAACTGCAACTGACCTAGTTGATGCAGGTATAACTCCTGACTGTACTGCTGCATCTGGAGATACATTCCCACTTGGAACTACAACTGTAACATGTAATGCAAATGATTCCTCATCAAACATTTCTCCTGATTCTTTCTTTGATGTTATTGTACAAGATACAACTCCTCCAACTGTAACTGATCCAGCAGATATCACAGCAGAGGCAACAGCATTTCTAACTCCTGTTGACCAAGTACTAACTGAACAAGCAACAGCTGATGACATCTTTGGTATCGCATCAATTACACATGATGCACCAGCAGACGGTTTCCCACTTGGCGATACTCTGGTTCACTGGACTGCAACTGACAACAACGGCAACTCTTTCACTACATCGACTCAACTAGTTACATTGGATGTAATTAACACAATATCTGGTAAGGGACAGCGCTCTGATGTAAATGACTTTTTAGTTTATGGAGTAATTACTGATACAACAGTAAAGCTAGACTCTGGAACTCAATCATTTGACTTGCTATTGCGATATGGACAAACTATCCTTCCTGAAACATTTTCAGCTGAACTAAACGGAGTTGATATTACATCTCAATTTACTCCTATACAAAACTCTCCTGATGCTGTTGTGTTGATGCTAGAAGAAGGCAGAAACACTCTGATTCTCTCAATTGATGGAGAAAGAAGTGATGGCAGAACAGCTAGTGAAAAAGACCGCTTAGTATTCATTGTAGGATGA